From the genome of Prionailurus bengalensis isolate Pbe53 chromosome D1, Fcat_Pben_1.1_paternal_pri, whole genome shotgun sequence:
TGCCTACCTAACTAAACTTCTTTAGGAGTTCCAAATGAGGACACAAGTTTCTCTAAAACATCCTATATTCTGAATGGTCATTCCCTTTTGTGGTACTAGCTGGCTGACTATTCCTGTCAACGATCTTGAATGCCTTTTTCTCTTCACTGATCCCTACCTAATGTCAAGTAATCCTGGAACATATAATCCTAGCTCTAAAATTGGACCTATTTAGTCAGGCATGCCTAACCTCTTTCAAGGCCTCTAATTATCACTAAAGCTGGCAGCTCTCTCTAATATGTGATATTTTATCTCCCTCTATATTGGGTAGCTCTCTCATGACCTGTAGTCAGCCATGGTCCTCCTACTGCACCAGCCATCAGGGTCAAGGGTCAAGTCAATAGATGATTCCATGGCAGTTAGCAGCCCTGACAGCTGGGCAGGCCACATATAGGAGTAGTGGGGGGTGGGATTTATCTTCTTTGGTCCACAGGCTTTATCAGCTCTGCCCCTGCCAATACCTCAGCAATCACTAAACGTTTAGATTTTGCTCTTCCTCTTGTGAAGAAATAATCAAATCAGAGAAGAGCCATCTGAGATATTGGTGGTGGTCTCGGCTTGAAATCCCCACTCACAATGGGGAACATATCACCCAGAGGTATCCAGGCCACCAACATGGTCTTCTCCTCCTGGGCCTTAGTCTTCTTGGCCATAGGAATCATCATGGAAGAATGGGTTGAACTGAcattggaaacaaagaaaaatacagtaagcCACAGTCCCTGGATATGTTGCACTACTCTTTGGCCAGAAGGTCAGAACTGCGCTATGGAAAGAGACGGGTGGAGAGGGAGGGTTCATCTTTCCTTGACTTCCATTTATCTCACCGGCTTACTCATTATTATTCTCTGGGGCAACTTCTGCTGGCTGCATTGCACCCAGCTCCATAATCAAGAGTCAAGGCTGACTCTAAAATCTCgccattttgaatattttggagAAAAGTTTAGAAGCTCACAGACTTCACTGCTGGACATTTGAGAGACATTGGCAGTAGCAGCAGGGTGGTCAGCACATCTAGAACacgaaggaataaaagaaaggtaACTGGCAACAAGGACAATAGCTTGTTTTGCCACTGGAGGAGGGCAGGATGAATTATATTTAACAAGAAATCTGTTCTGtgaaaagaatagaagagaaagaaacttacAGAAACACTAAGAGAACAGTTTCTTCTGGTTCTCTTTCCCACTCAGCTTAAGGCCCCCTACCTCTTTATTCTTTCCCCTTGttcctctttattatttaaagaaatatttttacctCATTCTGATTTTTACCTAGAGAATTGTGGAAATTTCCAGGTGGAAATGAGCCTAGAAAAAATATCTGTCCCTCTTTCAACATAGCGTCTGCTTTCCAACAGATGGCCTGGAAGTGGTCAGGACCATGATGATTTTGGTTCTCATCCTTTCCTTCATCCATAACTTGTTCCTGGGTTTGGAATCCACCTACCTGATTCCTCAAACTAAACATACCCTCTTCATCGCtgtcttcctcagtttctttacagGTAACCTCTTGGCTCCCCTAACACAGGCTTGGAGATAAATTTGGTTGAAGGATCTAGGCTGCAACCATCCTAGTTCTTTGGCTCAGATACGCAGCTTCTGAATTGAATGTACCACTTAGaaaggttgggttttttttttttaatgtctgtttatttttgagagagagagagagagagagagagagagcacaaattggggaggggcaaagagagagggagactgaatccaaagcaggctccaggttctgaactgtcagcacagagtgcaaggtgaggcttgaactcacgaaccatgagatcatgacctgagctgaagtcagacgcttaaccgaccaagctaCCCAGGGCCCCGATTTTTGAACATAGTGCAGTTGTATGTAGGAGGTTTGGAAGTCAGGCATATCTTGGGTTAAGACTTGAGTAGAAGAGCCAAAGTTCCTTAGAagggattccccccccccaccgccttctTTTGTCTGGACATTAGGTCTCCTTCTGCTCTGTGCACTCCTAATGTATCACCAAAAGCTAAGTCAAGGTAAATCCGTGTACTACTCCAGTTACAAGATCACCTGGATCATTTTCACTGCCTACTTAAATGTCTCCCTCTTTGTGGCCTCTGGTGAGTGTTTTCAGGGCCCCTGATAGGTTATTAGAACCAGTCTATCCCCGTTAGAGGAGAGTAAAAGGATGGGAAAGCAAGATGGGGAAAAGTGCCAATCCTTACATTTTAAAGGGCTAAAGTTCAGGTGACTCACTCTCTGAGGGCAGTTCCTTCAAGGGCAGAGTTGGAGATGAGGGCTGTGTGAAATATTCAATAAGCTTGCCTCAAGGGCAGCTCTCATTTCTGCCCTTTCTACTGTCTTTCACACCATCCCCACTTCAGGACAGAGATAACCATCCAAGTCATGACTAAGGAGAGTTGCTGATGGGGAATGTTTATTGATGTGGCAAGGGACAGTATACCCTGGGTGTCCTGTGTAGTGTTGAGGCACTTGGAGATCAGAGACAAGCAATATCTGATGTTACGTGGTCACCTGACAAGCCTGGAGAccctcattttcttaaaaagtcttGAAAATTTCATTTGGAATTGCACTCACAACCCAGAAGcatgtcttctttcaaaatgacATGAACAGCATTTAAGCTATTGTGGATACACTTCTGGTCTCTTCCACTAAAGCATCCTCCTCTCCAGTGGCCTGGGGCAGTTCAAAGGGACCCACAGGGCTTTGGGTTGGAGTATCTCTGCTGACATAGAGGGAAGTATTTCTGTAACTCTCCATTGACCCCTCATCACCCTTCCCTGGCTTCTCTTTTCCCCAGGAGTCCTCTCTCTCCTACAGTACAAACAATCCATCAAGAGCTTTGCCTGCCTGACCATCCTCCGCACATCCAGCAGAGAAATTAAGGACAGACAGGAGTCTGAGAGTTCTATCAAAGTTATTTCCTTACCAGAACAGCCCGCAATGCTTCGTAGTATTGTTCACACAAAGGAAGATTTTCCAAACAGAGCACACATCCAAACACGTCGTGTAACCTGGGCTGTATGATTTGACAATGTATCTTTCAGTGTGTGCTTGTCTTAATAGAAACAAcgttgtgtgtatgtgcattgTGTCTCTACAGCCGTGGTGTCTTTGTTTGGCATTATTTAATGCATGTGACTGGGTTAGGGTCTGTAAGAAGATCCGGAAggtggtttttttatttttatttattgtttttcgaTCCTGACCTGCTGAacagtttcttttatttgttctcaCCATTTAAGAACATttgttattcatttaataaatattatcattaacTAATACTTGCTGTATTGTTAACTCTATACATCACActtattttattgtgaaatatttcagacattcagaaagaatacaaaacatAATAAACATCTGTGCACACATCACTCAGCCTTATGAAATTTTACAATTATGCCCTATTTGCTTTAgatgttttcaaattaaatttatagACAAAACGGATGTTCCTCTAAAAAGTTCCCTAATCTCATTTCCCTCCCTTGCTGCTCGTCACAAAACACTTTCAATGATGCATCGCTGATCATTTTACATTCACATTGTCATTTTTTAGAACTTaatgcatctttaaaaattatatagattAGCTTTCCAAATCTTCAAAGATCATTAAAAGTCAGACTGTACAGATCATTTTTGCAGcttgttttttttcactcaactgCGTGTATGGTTTTGGGATTCATTACGTTTTGTTTGACTTCACTCATTGAAACTACTGCTAAGTTTTCCATTGTAGagatataatgtaaaatattcatTCTCCAGTTGATGAAAAtctagttgttttcttttcttctgttataAATAGTGCTGTTATGAACTTTCTTATACACAACTCCCTCTGTCCATGAGCTAGAGTTTCTTTTAGGGTATTTATCTAGGACTAGAAGAGCAGAAACTatctttattggggcgcctgggtggctcaatcagttgggtgtTGGACTTCGACTccagatttgtgagtttgagcaccgcattgggctctctgctgtcagcacagagcccactttggatcctctgtccatccccccttctgcccctcccccctctgcccctcccccatttgcatgcgCGTgcgcactcgctctctctcaaaagtaaacattaaaaaaaagaaagtatcttcATTTTCAAGTTAACTAAATATTGACAAAGTGATGCAAAAAATGGCTGTTATAATTTACACTTCtgccagcaatgtatgaaaattCTAGTTTCTTTGTACCTTGCCAGTCCTTCAGTGATCAGTCTTTTTAATCTCTGAACTATCACTGAGTTTGctcactttttaagaaaatgagggTCTCCAGGCTTGTCAGGTGACCACGTAACATCAGATATTGCTTGTCTCTGACCTCCAAGTGCCTCAACATTACACTGGACACTCAGGGTATACTGTCCCTTGCCACATCAATAAACATTCCCTCTCAGCAActctccttttcatttcattattgaGCTTTTGGATTTCCTCTTCTCTGAATTACTGtgtttgaccatttttaaaatgaatgatttgtctatttcttattgatttgtagttcTTATATATTGGAAACTAATACTAACTGGTTGTGCCTTGGCTTTTAACCTTGTTTATGAGGTCTTTTTGTTTTACAGAGGTATTCAAATGAAATGTAATACAATAGATCAACCTTTTCCTTTTAGTTGGTGctttattgtgtctttttttttttaattttttctttaacgtttatttatttttgagacagagagagacagagcatgaacaggggaggggcagagagagagggagacacagaatctgaaacaggctccgggctccgagctgtcagcacagagcccaacgcggggctcgaactcacggaccgtgagatcatgacctgagccgaagttggacgcctaaccgaccaagccacccaggcgcccctattgtgtCTTATTTAACAattccttccttgctctctttACTCTTATTGGGAATAATCTCTGCGTATTATATAAGGTAAAGATCCAATTTTACCTACTTTCCATGTGGATAACTAtctattcagaatatttttatggCTTAATTCCTTATCTTACTGCGTTGTAACATAATCTCCTACATATaccaaatatacataaaagtcAGTCTGTTTCTGATCTCCATAgcttattccattggtctatttttATATCCCTGCATGGCACAACGGTCTTAATTACTATGTAGAGAAAGAAAGTGTTGATGTTCAATATGCCCAAGT
Proteins encoded in this window:
- the TMEM225 gene encoding transmembrane protein 225: MGNISPRGIQATNMVFSSWALVFLAIGIIMEEWVELTLETKKNTVSHSPWICCTTLWPEDGLEVVRTMMILVLILSFIHNLFLGLESTYLIPQTKHTLFIAVFLSFFTGLLLLCALLMYHQKLSQGKSVYYSSYKITWIIFTAYLNVSLFVASGVLSLLQYKQSIKSFACLTILRTSSREIKDRQESESSIKVISLPEQPAMLRSIVHTKEDFPNRAHIQTRRVTWAV